CATCAGAACTGTCATAGTCCGAGTACTCATAAGGTAGGGTCGACGCCCACCTCCCCCCGAACTGTACTTGCAAGTTTTCACTTAAAAAGCTCTCCACGCCTACTCTCAACAAAAAAAGTATGATGATGCATTCAGCTGGTTGTATATATAGGATTTTCTgctttcttatttttgttgtagTTGGATCTGAATCATTTAATTTGCAGTCGTCAGCGAAAAGCTCGCTTGATTCGTTACTTCAAGAATATGCTTTCAAGGCATTGGCATGGCCAAGAACAAAAACTGGTACTGCTTATGAAGGATCAGTTCCATCCAATTTGACGGGAATTAAAATTTCGGCATTGATGCTTAGAAGAGATAGCTTAAAATGGAGAGGCTATGGTTACTATCATGAATTTCGTATTCCGACTGGGGTCACTGAGGAGCCATATGTAACAAGGATTGTTCTTGTCTACCAAAATCTTGGTAATTGGTCGTCGTTTTACTATCCTTTGCCTGGTAATTATATTTATCTAACGCCAGTTTTGGGTATTTTGGCTTATGATGCGATGGATATGTGTACCAAAAATAAACTGCAACTGAAAATTCATGTATCGGAAAATCCTATAGACATCAGGTTCAGTAATGTGCAGCCTGAACCAGAGGGGTCTTTGCTCAAGTGTGTGTATTTTAACTCGGATAACTCGATTGAATTTGGAAATGTGACTAATGGAAATATCTGCTCAACTAGAAAACAAGGCCACTTTGTTATAGTTGCCGAAGTGCCAGTTGCTCCTAGCCCTGCTCCTTCTGCTGATGGAAATCATAATCAACTCAGCTCTGAAGTGTTGACTATTTCATTGGGATTTCTTGGTTTTGCTTTTTTGGGAGTATTATTTGTTGTTGCACAGAAGTATATATTACTGGAAACAAGTCCGATTTTGGATGATTCGGCAGCGATGATTGTACCCTTACTGGGGGCAGCTAATGTGCAAACAGAGGTGCCAATGCCTGAGGAAGATAGATCTTCCTCAGAGAACGATTATGCGATTAGACCGTTGCCGGAGAACGACTATGTGCCTCAGATTAATCCGAAACTTTAGTCAACAATGTCTATATTCATTTATTTCCCCGTAATCAAACCACTTACAGAGGTGCAagacttttttcttttccttcttcttttataattttattaaagaagggagccttggagtaataGGTAAAATTAATATCATGTAACTAGCATGTCACGGGTTCAAACCTTGAAAACAGTTTCTTGCATAAATGCAAGATAAGGCTGTGTACATAgataatagacccttgtggtccggcccttccCTGAACTCTGCATATAGCGAGAGCTTTATTGCACAGGCCTGCCCTTTTGTATAATTTTGTCAGAGGAACAAATTGACGTGCATGATGTAAGATATATTGTTTCTGAGATTACCTTCATTATCTTGCTCATGTGTATGAAATTAGTTACGGCCTGGTATGCCCTGAATACTTATCTTTCTCTACAAATATTTTTACATTTACATCGTTAAGAAAGGGGGTCCAGGGCTTATCCCTCCTACATTACAAACCCCCCATCTTGTTCAATAACGACAAGAATCACTACTAGCAATTCCCCAGCCAAACTAGTTTTGCTGAACTTTTCTGATTGCATATCaccatatatcaaatgaaaaaagCAGTGCTTAAACACATGTTTAGAAGCTACAACACCATATATCTTTCGTTGCATATGAATTAAGCAGCCTTTACAAGATAGTACATGAAGCTCAAAGTTCTAATGCAAAGGTgtaaatttcatccatggtcacttaacttggggttttgggtcacaggtgacaaaagagttttaaaatgaggtgtaagtgacaattactttattatggattaagaaagttgaaaaagtatgaaaataacccataagtttttaaatttacattttgattccgatgtatacctaaaataacgaaaaacggaggaaaaaaaaacgtctttctctctcttctaatctattgttgttttctctctcttagcgatttttgttgttcattgtttttgtttctgctgctttattcatcatcttctgctttattatcatcatcttctacttcattatcatcttcatcttcttcttgtcgaccatttgttgttgttgttgttgctgttgtttgtATAGTGCTACTgttgcgatctgaccaatttcttaggtc
This Capsicum annuum cultivar UCD-10X-F1 unplaced genomic scaffold, UCD10Xv1.1 ctg66517, whole genome shotgun sequence DNA region includes the following protein-coding sequences:
- the LOC124893860 gene encoding uncharacterized protein LOC124893860 — encoded protein: MLRRDSLKWRGYGYYHEFRIPTGVTEEPYVTRIVLVYQNLGNWSSFYYPLPGNYIYLTPVLGILAYDAMDMCTKNKLQLKIHVSENPIDIRFSNVQPEPEGSLLKCVYFNSDNSIEFGNVTNGNICSTRKQGHFVIVAEVPVAPSPAPSADGNHNQLSSEVLTISLGFLGFAFLGVLFVVAQKYILLETSPILDDSAAMIVPLLGAANVQTEVPMPEEDRSSSENDYAIRPLPENDYVPQINPKL